In Sphingomonas sp. Leaf357, a single genomic region encodes these proteins:
- a CDS encoding MFS transporter: MTVSPQRHTASPMHAHRRILIASLIGTSVEFYDFYIYATAAALVFGPLFFPSESASAQVMLSYASFGLAFFARPLGAAVFGHFGDRLGRKSTLVGSLMLMGGATVCIAFLPTYAQIGWTAPLLLCVLRFAQGFGLGGEWGGASLLAVENAPPGYENRYGMFPPLGAPIGFIAANGFFLLLGTMLDEQQFRDWGWRVPFLASAVLVGLGLWVRLKLTETPAFRAAAAHDALPKVPIAELFRSHLRPTIAGTVGVIACFALFYLTTAFALSYGTTTLGHGRQAFLGVEIAAILFLALGVIVSCTIADRTGAQAMLRLGFAGCVIAGLLMGPMLGAASLWMVFAWLAFGLFVMGFAYGPLGGWLPSLFEPGVRYTGVSIAFNLGGIFGGALAPIAATALAARGGLALVGAYLVVAGVLSLGGLLILRR; encoded by the coding sequence ATGACGGTATCCCCCCAACGCCACACGGCCTCGCCCATGCACGCGCATCGCCGCATCCTGATCGCCAGCCTGATCGGCACGTCGGTCGAGTTCTACGATTTCTATATCTATGCGACCGCGGCGGCGTTGGTCTTCGGGCCATTGTTCTTCCCCTCGGAAAGCGCGTCGGCGCAGGTGATGCTGTCTTACGCCAGTTTCGGGCTGGCGTTCTTCGCCCGGCCGTTGGGCGCGGCGGTGTTCGGGCATTTCGGGGATCGGCTGGGGCGCAAATCGACCTTGGTCGGGTCGCTGATGCTGATGGGCGGGGCGACCGTGTGCATCGCGTTCCTGCCGACCTACGCGCAGATCGGCTGGACCGCGCCGTTGCTGCTGTGCGTGTTGCGGTTCGCGCAAGGCTTCGGCCTAGGCGGCGAATGGGGCGGGGCGAGCCTGCTGGCGGTGGAGAATGCGCCGCCGGGATACGAGAATCGCTACGGCATGTTCCCGCCGCTCGGCGCACCGATCGGGTTCATCGCGGCGAACGGGTTCTTCCTGCTGCTCGGCACGATGCTGGACGAGCAGCAATTCCGCGACTGGGGCTGGCGCGTGCCGTTCCTGGCGAGCGCGGTGCTGGTCGGGCTGGGCCTGTGGGTAAGGTTGAAGCTGACCGAGACGCCGGCGTTCCGCGCGGCGGCGGCGCATGACGCGCTGCCCAAGGTGCCGATCGCCGAACTGTTTCGCTCGCACCTGCGCCCGACGATCGCGGGCACGGTGGGGGTGATTGCGTGCTTCGCCTTGTTCTACCTGACGACGGCATTCGCGCTGAGTTACGGCACGACGACGCTGGGCCACGGGCGGCAGGCGTTTCTGGGCGTGGAGATCGCCGCGATCCTGTTCCTGGCGCTGGGCGTGATCGTGTCCTGCACGATCGCCGATCGAACCGGCGCGCAGGCGATGTTGCGGTTGGGTTTTGCCGGGTGCGTGATCGCGGGATTGCTGATGGGGCCGATGCTGGGCGCGGCGAGCCTTTGGATGGTGTTCGCGTGGCTGGCGTTCGGGCTGTTCGTGATGGGTTTTGCATACGGGCCGCTCGGCGGATGGTTGCCGTCGCTGTTCGAGCCGGGGGTGCGCTATACCGGCGTGTCGATCGCGTTCAATCTGGGCGGGATCTTCGGTGGCGCACTGGCGCCGATCGCCGCGACCGCGCTGGCGGCACGGGGCGGGCTGGCGCTGGTGGGGGCGTATCTGGTTGTGGCGGGGGTGTTGAGCTTGGGCGGGCTGCTGATCTTACGGCGGTGA
- the rsmD gene encoding 16S rRNA (guanine(966)-N(2))-methyltransferase RsmD, protein MRIISGLWRGRQIIAPKGDATRPTADRTRETLFSMLTSRLGSFEGLAVADLFAGSGALGLEALSRGAESCVFVEQDKPALDALRTNIAKLEAKADVRAQSVLALGRATKPLDLILMDPPYATGAGAVALDKLARLGWTGPATWISIETARDETIAVDGFEIDVERNSGKAKLTILRAV, encoded by the coding sequence ATGCGCATCATTTCGGGCCTCTGGCGCGGCCGCCAGATCATCGCTCCCAAGGGCGACGCCACCCGCCCCACCGCGGATCGCACCCGCGAGACCCTGTTCTCGATGCTCACCAGCCGCCTCGGCAGTTTCGAGGGGCTGGCGGTGGCCGACCTGTTCGCCGGCTCAGGCGCGCTCGGCCTGGAAGCGCTGTCGCGCGGCGCGGAAAGCTGCGTGTTCGTCGAACAGGACAAGCCCGCGCTCGACGCGCTGCGCACCAACATCGCCAAGCTCGAAGCAAAGGCGGACGTCCGCGCCCAATCCGTCCTCGCGCTCGGCCGCGCGACGAAGCCGCTCGACCTGATCCTGATGGACCCGCCCTATGCCACCGGTGCCGGCGCGGTCGCGCTCGACAAGCTGGCGCGCTTGGGCTGGACCGGCCCGGCGACCTGGATCAGCATCGAAACCGCCCGCGACGAAACGATCGCGGTCGACGGCTTCGAAATCGATGTGGAGCGGAATTCCGGCAAGGCCAAGCTGACGATCCTGCGGGCGGTGTGA
- a CDS encoding pseudouridine synthase, translating into MTKSYKSPDAPTAVPKDAPDNGLKDGQRIAKLLARAGIASRREIERMIEEGRVALNEKVIDTPATILTSLDGVTVDGVPVEAPTAARLFLYHKPSGLLVTERDPGGRPTIYDKLPKDLPRLVPVGRLDLNTEGLLLLTTDGELKRQLELPSTGVERAYRARAYGNVTQAQLEDLIHGVEIEGVRYGSINANLERRTGANVWIEMILTEGKNREVRRVLEYLGLKVSRLIRTRYGPFLLADLPVGGVGEVKGHDVAAFRKNPTRNPPPERLRRDEKFSQRPKAEPVKVGTAQPRPGGPRPAPGSPNLARKPSPVQAGKPATRITREAASAADRAAFVDNPNRGTRAGGRPAKTSTKTAGWQPALDHTPREPAPAPGGVRPKRFYDAKPPKARDGEGSGERPARVFNSELGRNVGAKPPRAPRDSASDAARPARPSSRPTPKGTGKPIGGSPNRGGPPRSRK; encoded by the coding sequence GTGACCAAATCCTACAAATCCCCGGACGCCCCGACCGCCGTTCCCAAGGACGCCCCCGATAACGGGCTCAAAGACGGACAGCGCATCGCCAAACTGCTGGCCCGCGCCGGCATCGCCTCGCGCCGCGAAATCGAGCGTATGATCGAGGAGGGCCGCGTCGCCCTGAACGAGAAGGTCATCGATACGCCGGCGACGATCCTGACGTCGCTCGACGGCGTCACAGTGGACGGCGTTCCCGTCGAAGCCCCCACCGCGGCGCGCCTGTTCCTCTATCACAAGCCCTCGGGCTTGCTGGTGACGGAGCGCGATCCTGGCGGCCGCCCGACGATCTACGACAAGCTGCCGAAGGATCTGCCCCGGCTGGTTCCCGTCGGCCGGCTCGATCTCAACACCGAGGGCCTGTTGCTCCTCACCACCGACGGCGAACTGAAGCGCCAGCTCGAACTGCCCTCGACCGGTGTCGAGCGCGCCTATCGCGCCCGCGCCTATGGCAACGTCACGCAGGCGCAACTCGAGGACTTGATCCACGGCGTCGAGATCGAGGGCGTGCGCTACGGCTCGATCAACGCCAATCTCGAGCGCCGGACCGGCGCGAACGTGTGGATCGAGATGATCCTGACCGAGGGCAAGAACCGCGAAGTGCGCCGCGTGCTCGAATATCTCGGCCTCAAGGTCAGCCGTCTGATCCGCACGCGCTACGGCCCGTTCCTGCTCGCCGATTTGCCGGTCGGCGGCGTCGGCGAGGTGAAGGGGCACGACGTCGCCGCCTTCCGCAAGAACCCGACCAGGAACCCGCCGCCCGAACGCCTGCGTCGCGACGAGAAGTTCAGCCAGCGGCCGAAAGCCGAACCGGTGAAGGTCGGCACCGCGCAACCGCGCCCCGGCGGCCCGCGCCCAGCGCCCGGTTCGCCGAACCTGGCGCGCAAGCCCAGCCCGGTCCAGGCCGGCAAACCCGCCACCCGCATCACCCGCGAAGCCGCCTCCGCCGCCGATCGCGCCGCCTTCGTCGACAATCCCAATCGCGGCACACGCGCCGGCGGTCGTCCCGCGAAGACATCGACCAAGACCGCCGGCTGGCAGCCCGCGCTCGATCACACGCCGCGCGAACCGGCCCCCGCGCCGGGCGGCGTACGCCCGAAACGCTTCTACGACGCCAAGCCACCCAAAGCCCGCGACGGCGAAGGCTCGGGCGAGAGGCCAGCCCGCGTGTTTAACTCCGAACTCGGCCGCAACGTTGGCGCCAAGCCGCCCCGCGCGCCGCGCGACAGCGCAAGCGACGCCGCTCGGCCAGCCCGCCCGTCATCGCGCCCCACCCCAAAGGGCACGGGCAAACCTATCGGCGGCAGCCCCAATCGCGGGGGCCCGCCCCGCAGCCGGAAGTAA
- a CDS encoding response regulator: protein MFGKKKRRISRLLIVEDEPLVAFDTEHFLRDEAFEIVATVDRVADAMRVIRGAGQGGGEIDLVLVDVSLADGSGIDVARAAHETGIPVMFVTGSCPMGASEVAVGCLSKPYAQRDLLAAIGAVEAMLDGKAPKRLPSGFRLFEAA from the coding sequence ATGTTCGGCAAGAAGAAACGGCGCATCTCCAGGCTCCTGATCGTCGAGGACGAGCCGTTGGTGGCGTTCGACACCGAACATTTCCTGCGCGACGAGGCGTTCGAGATCGTGGCGACAGTGGACCGCGTGGCCGATGCGATGCGCGTGATTCGCGGTGCCGGGCAGGGCGGCGGCGAGATCGATCTCGTGCTGGTCGACGTGAGCCTGGCCGACGGCAGCGGCATCGACGTGGCGCGTGCCGCGCACGAAACGGGCATTCCGGTGATGTTCGTGACCGGTTCCTGCCCGATGGGTGCAAGCGAGGTGGCGGTGGGGTGTCTGTCCAAGCCCTATGCGCAACGCGATTTGCTGGCCGCGATCGGTGCGGTCGAGGCGATGCTGGATGGCAAGGCACCGAAGCGACTGCCATCGGGGTTCCGGTTGTTCGAGGCGGCGTAA
- a CDS encoding AmpG family muropeptide MFS transporter → MNGMADPKTPSWVDGLRPYVEKGPIAAFTLGLSSGFPIAMIGATLTSRLAQDGLDKKTITAFTLGFLVYNLKPLWAWMVDGVRLPLIGGLGQRLSWLIFAGLLVVAAVTNLAFVDPKTNLSATIAAALLVGLAGATFDIVIDAYRIEQLQPHQLGVGSGMSQYGYRIGNVAAASLALVLAARFGWGVGYLACAVFVLPAILTGFWLGEPERRRDPAERRGAAEIVASIVGPFAEFFRRRGAIIILLFILIHKIGDTLANIVLRLMLNDLGFSNDEIAIYDVGVGFWAYLIGVFIGGVLYARLGLKRSVLFSLFLMAVSNASFALLAGSGHSNLGLAGTIGFENLSSGIGSVSVVAYFSALCDLRYTAAQFALISAASSVVGRLLTAASAGALVERLGYVDFYWMTTIIAFPGVLLFWWMSRSGIVDRSIGDAGTVGEGDARTGAS, encoded by the coding sequence ATGAACGGTATGGCAGATCCGAAAACCCCGAGCTGGGTGGACGGCTTGCGCCCCTATGTCGAGAAGGGGCCGATCGCGGCCTTCACGCTCGGCCTGTCGTCCGGCTTCCCGATCGCCATGATCGGCGCGACCCTGACCAGCCGGCTGGCCCAGGACGGGCTGGACAAGAAGACGATCACCGCCTTCACGCTGGGTTTCCTGGTCTATAATCTGAAGCCGTTATGGGCGTGGATGGTCGATGGCGTGCGGCTACCGCTGATCGGCGGGCTGGGGCAGCGCCTGTCTTGGCTGATCTTTGCCGGATTGCTGGTGGTCGCGGCGGTGACCAATCTCGCCTTCGTCGATCCGAAGACCAATCTCTCCGCGACGATCGCCGCCGCGTTGCTGGTCGGGCTGGCCGGCGCGACGTTCGATATCGTGATCGACGCGTACCGGATCGAGCAGTTGCAGCCGCACCAATTGGGCGTCGGTTCGGGCATGTCGCAATATGGCTACCGCATCGGCAACGTCGCCGCGGCCTCGCTGGCGCTGGTGCTGGCGGCGCGGTTCGGCTGGGGCGTAGGCTATCTCGCCTGCGCGGTGTTCGTGCTGCCGGCGATCCTGACCGGCTTCTGGCTCGGCGAACCCGAACGGCGGCGCGATCCGGCCGAACGACGCGGAGCGGCGGAGATCGTCGCGTCGATCGTCGGCCCGTTTGCCGAATTCTTTCGACGGCGGGGGGCGATCATCATCCTGCTGTTCATCCTGATCCACAAGATCGGCGATACGCTGGCCAATATCGTGCTGCGGCTGATGCTCAACGATCTTGGCTTCAGCAATGACGAGATCGCGATCTACGATGTCGGGGTCGGGTTCTGGGCGTATCTGATCGGCGTGTTCATCGGCGGCGTGCTGTATGCGCGATTGGGGCTGAAGCGATCGGTGCTGTTCAGCCTGTTCTTGATGGCGGTGTCCAATGCCAGCTTCGCGCTGCTCGCCGGGTCCGGACACAGCAATCTCGGGCTGGCCGGGACGATCGGGTTCGAGAATCTGTCGAGCGGGATCGGCAGCGTCAGCGTGGTCGCCTATTTCTCGGCGCTGTGCGACCTGCGCTACACCGCCGCGCAATTCGCGCTGATCTCCGCCGCGTCCAGCGTCGTCGGCCGCCTGCTGACCGCCGCCTCCGCCGGGGCGCTGGTGGAACGGCTAGGCTATGTCGACTTCTACTGGATGACGACGATCATCGCCTTCCCCGGCGTGCTGCTGTTCTGGTGGATGAGCAGATCCGGGATCGTGGATCGATCGATCGGCGATGCGGGGACGGTGGGCGAGGGAGATGCGCGGACGGGTGCGAGCTAA
- a CDS encoding DUF6628 family protein, which produces MPIAPNPIATQTTAALPHAMPPCPNARLALFAVRRMGAHGLSDAHVAHAFVNGFGESFRRPLILMRALMADLAANSSCPIAIAPCCCARITSAESALLTILARAETAPESARLLLADLLGIRRIDGVLASATAVSLAFTDAGRPIGV; this is translated from the coding sequence ATGCCCATTGCCCCCAACCCGATCGCCACCCAGACCACCGCCGCATTGCCGCATGCCATGCCGCCCTGCCCCAATGCCCGGCTGGCGCTGTTCGCGGTGCGCCGAATGGGCGCGCATGGCCTGTCGGACGCGCATGTCGCACACGCCTTCGTCAACGGCTTCGGCGAAAGCTTCCGTCGCCCCCTGATCCTGATGCGCGCGCTGATGGCCGATCTCGCGGCGAATTCCAGCTGTCCGATCGCCATAGCGCCCTGCTGCTGTGCCCGCATCACTTCGGCCGAAAGCGCGTTGCTCACCATTCTGGCCCGCGCCGAAACCGCCCCGGAAAGCGCGCGTCTGCTGCTCGCCGATCTGCTCGGCATCCGGCGCATCGACGGCGTGCTGGCCAGCGCGACCGCCGTGTCGCTGGCGTTCACGGACGCCGGGCGACCGATCGGGGTTTAG
- a CDS encoding bifunctional folylpolyglutamate synthase/dihydrofolate synthase codes for MDHATSTSTAVQHQLDRLWSLSPGADILGLERITTLLARLGNPQESLPPVFHVAGTNGKGSTCAFLRAAIEAAGYTAHVYTSPHLVRFNERIRVAGALIADDHLAALLAEVLDVADGIGASFFEVTTAAAFLAFSGTAADACIIEVGLGGRLDATNVIARPAVTGIAQLGIDHQSFLGDTLLQIAGEKAGIAKPGVPLVTMDYPKALRKRIADIAAAAGAPVLARGTAWTSETARSTMRYADAGFSVVTHRPRLVGTHQSRNLALAIAMLRHQGALNVPEAAFRAAADWAHWPARMQRLGDGPLTARLPAGSEMWLDGAHNPAAAKPLAKALRRIARGRPVTLVTGMLANKDAPGVLRELAPQLAHVIAVPVPGHAHHAPESLADIARAFGIGAGTAPSFDAAIDTLDDTPRVVLIAGTLYLAGEVLAANDEPPT; via the coding sequence GTGGACCACGCCACCTCCACCTCTACCGCCGTCCAACACCAGCTCGATCGGCTCTGGTCGCTGTCCCCCGGTGCCGACATCCTCGGCCTCGAGCGCATCACCACGCTCCTCGCCCGGCTCGGCAACCCGCAGGAAAGCCTGCCCCCCGTTTTCCACGTCGCCGGCACCAACGGAAAGGGCTCGACCTGCGCCTTCCTGCGCGCCGCGATCGAGGCCGCCGGCTATACCGCCCACGTCTATACCAGCCCGCACCTCGTCCGCTTCAACGAGCGCATTCGCGTTGCCGGCGCGCTCATCGCGGACGACCATCTCGCCGCTTTGCTGGCGGAGGTGCTGGACGTGGCCGACGGCATCGGCGCGAGTTTTTTCGAAGTCACCACCGCCGCCGCCTTTCTCGCCTTCAGCGGCACCGCGGCCGACGCCTGCATCATCGAGGTCGGCCTCGGCGGTCGGCTCGACGCGACCAACGTTATCGCCCGCCCCGCCGTCACCGGCATCGCGCAGCTCGGCATCGACCATCAGAGCTTCCTCGGCGACACATTGCTGCAGATCGCCGGAGAGAAAGCCGGCATCGCCAAGCCTGGCGTTCCGCTGGTCACGATGGATTACCCCAAGGCACTGCGCAAACGGATCGCGGACATCGCCGCCGCCGCAGGCGCGCCCGTCCTCGCGCGCGGCACCGCCTGGACGAGCGAAACCGCGCGCAGCACGATGCGCTATGCCGATGCCGGCTTCTCGGTCGTCACCCACCGCCCGCGTCTCGTCGGCACGCACCAGTCGCGCAATCTCGCGCTCGCCATCGCGATGCTGCGCCATCAGGGGGCGCTCAACGTTCCCGAAGCCGCGTTCCGCGCTGCCGCCGACTGGGCACACTGGCCCGCCCGCATGCAGCGCTTGGGCGATGGCCCGCTCACCGCGCGCCTGCCCGCAGGCAGCGAAATGTGGCTCGATGGCGCGCACAATCCCGCCGCCGCCAAGCCACTTGCCAAGGCGCTGCGCCGCATCGCGCGGGGCCGGCCGGTCACCCTCGTCACCGGCATGCTCGCCAACAAGGATGCCCCCGGCGTCCTGCGCGAGCTCGCGCCGCAACTCGCCCATGTCATTGCCGTGCCCGTACCCGGCCATGCGCATCACGCGCCCGAATCGCTCGCAGACATCGCGCGCGCCTTCGGCATCGGTGCGGGAACCGCACCATCGTTCGATGCCGCGATCGACACGCTCGACGATACGCCCCGCGTCGTCCTGATCGCCGGAACGCTGTATCTCGCGGGTGAAGTGCTCGCCGCCAACGACGAACCACCGACCTGA
- a CDS encoding endonuclease domain-containing protein, protein MEQRTRARELRANPTEAEIRLWQAISARKVSGVRFNRQVTIGPFICDFVSRSAGLIIEVDGGQHAAATEQDAARTRYLEKEGYRVIRFWNDDVIENLEGVVAEIERVLMTNPSPNPSRDREGS, encoded by the coding sequence ATGGAACAAAGAACCAGAGCCCGAGAGCTAAGGGCAAACCCGACCGAAGCGGAAATCAGGCTTTGGCAAGCGATCAGCGCCCGCAAGGTGTCCGGCGTGCGGTTCAACCGGCAAGTGACCATCGGCCCGTTCATCTGCGATTTCGTATCACGTAGCGCCGGCTTGATCATCGAGGTCGATGGCGGCCAGCATGCTGCGGCAACAGAGCAGGACGCGGCGCGAACCCGATATCTCGAAAAGGAGGGATACCGTGTCATCCGCTTCTGGAATGATGATGTGATCGAGAACCTGGAGGGGGTTGTCGCAGAAATCGAACGCGTTCTTATGACCAATCCCTCCCCTAACCCCTCCCGCGACCGGGAGGGGAGCTAG
- the accD gene encoding acetyl-CoA carboxylase, carboxyltransferase subunit beta yields MSWLNNVRNALSFVVPKKDTPENLWHKCKGCGQMVFLKELEDNLHVCPHCEHHDRIGPVTRFAYTFDPGSYTIIPLPKVPDDPLKFRDTKKYADRIKAARAATSEGDALINARGTIDGHKVVVGVQDFAFMGGSMGLAVGEAFIRGVENAILDNCPYIIFTAAGGARMQEGILSLMQMPRATVAIAMLHDAGLPYIVVLTDPTTGGVTASYAMLGDVQIAEPGALIGFAGQRVIEQTIREKLPEGFQRAEYLLDHGMLDMVTHRKDLRATLAKVVDYLSVKQAA; encoded by the coding sequence ATGAGCTGGCTCAACAACGTCCGCAACGCGCTGTCGTTCGTCGTCCCCAAGAAGGACACGCCCGAAAACCTGTGGCACAAGTGCAAGGGTTGCGGCCAGATGGTGTTCCTGAAGGAGCTGGAGGACAACCTCCACGTCTGCCCGCATTGCGAGCATCACGATCGCATCGGCCCGGTTACGCGCTTCGCATACACGTTCGATCCCGGCAGCTACACGATCATCCCGCTGCCCAAGGTGCCGGACGATCCGCTGAAATTCCGCGACACCAAGAAATATGCCGATCGCATCAAGGCCGCCCGCGCCGCCACCTCGGAAGGCGATGCGCTGATCAACGCGCGCGGCACGATCGACGGCCATAAGGTCGTCGTCGGGGTACAGGATTTCGCCTTCATGGGCGGATCGATGGGTCTCGCCGTCGGCGAGGCGTTCATCCGCGGCGTCGAGAACGCGATCCTCGACAATTGCCCCTACATCATCTTCACCGCCGCCGGTGGCGCACGCATGCAGGAGGGCATTCTCAGCCTGATGCAGATGCCCCGCGCGACGGTAGCGATCGCGATGCTGCACGATGCCGGCCTGCCCTATATCGTCGTGCTGACCGATCCGACGACCGGCGGCGTGACCGCCAGCTATGCGATGCTCGGCGACGTGCAGATCGCCGAACCCGGTGCGCTGATCGGTTTCGCCGGCCAACGCGTGATCGAACAGACGATCCGCGAGAAACTGCCCGAAGGCTTCCAGCGCGCGGAATATCTGCTCGATCACGGCATGCTCGACATGGTGACGCACCGCAAGGACCTGCGTGCGACGCTAGCCAAGGTGGTGGATTACCTGAGCGTGAAGCAGGCGGCGTAA
- the trpA gene encoding tryptophan synthase subunit alpha has translation MTRLSAAFAKAHPALVTFVTAGDPTPHATAAILDALVEGGADVIELGMPFTDPMADGPAIQAANLRSLAAGTKTADILNIAREFRARYPETPLVLMGYANPMTIRGGNWFAAAAKDAGVDGVICVDIPPEEDPELGPALRAAGIDLIRLATPTTDTARLPAVLDGASGFLYYVSVAGITGLQQAAQSSIEDAVARLKAATRIPVAVGFGIRTPDQAAAIAKVADGVVVGSAIVDLVAEHGADAPAAVRAYIQSLSSAIRAARMEEVE, from the coding sequence ATGACCCGTCTCTCCGCCGCCTTCGCCAAAGCCCACCCCGCCCTCGTCACCTTCGTCACCGCCGGCGATCCCACCCCGCACGCAACCGCAGCGATCCTCGACGCGCTGGTCGAAGGTGGCGCGGACGTCATCGAACTCGGCATGCCGTTCACCGATCCGATGGCCGACGGCCCCGCGATCCAGGCCGCCAACCTGCGCAGCCTCGCTGCCGGCACCAAGACCGCCGATATCTTGAACATCGCGCGCGAGTTTCGTGCCCGTTACCCGGAAACCCCGCTCGTCCTGATGGGCTATGCCAACCCCATGACGATCCGGGGCGGCAACTGGTTCGCCGCCGCCGCGAAGGACGCGGGCGTGGACGGCGTGATCTGTGTCGATATCCCGCCCGAAGAGGATCCGGAACTCGGCCCGGCGCTTCGCGCCGCCGGCATCGATCTGATCCGCCTGGCCACCCCGACCACCGACACCGCGCGCCTGCCCGCAGTGCTCGATGGCGCAAGCGGCTTCCTCTATTATGTCTCGGTCGCCGGCATCACCGGCCTGCAACAGGCCGCGCAATCCTCGATCGAGGATGCCGTCGCGCGCCTGAAAGCCGCCACGCGGATCCCCGTTGCGGTCGGCTTCGGTATCCGCACCCCCGACCAGGCCGCCGCCATCGCCAAGGTCGCGGACGGCGTCGTCGTCGGTTCGGCGATCGTCGATCTCGTCGCCGAGCACGGCGCGGATGCACCCGCCGCCGTGCGCGCCTATATCCAATCCCTCTCGAGCGCGATCCGCGCCGCCCGAATGGAAGAAGTCGAATGA
- the trpB gene encoding tryptophan synthase subunit beta has translation MNTPNSYRAQPDERGHFGDFGGRYVAETLMPLVLDLDTAYRAAKQDPAFQAQFDDLLEHYVGRPSPLYYAERLTEALRESAPEGKGAQVWFKRDELNHTGAHKINNCVGQILLAMRMGKTRIIAETGAGQHGVATATVCARFGLPCVIYMGAKDVERQAPNVFRMKLLGAEVRPVKSGAHTLKDAMNEAMRDWVANVHDTFYIIGTAAGPHPYPELVRDFQSVIGKEAREQMLSRIDRLPDLLVAAIGGGSNAIGLFHPFLDDADVKMLGVEAAGHGLHKEHAASLAGGSPGILHGNRTYLLQDEDGQITEAHSISAGLDYPGIGPEHSWLHSIGRVEYTSATDVEALDAFQLLCRTEGIIPALEPAHAIAAVAKVAREMDREQIILANLCGRGDKDIFTVAEALGVAM, from the coding sequence CGGCGGCCGCTATGTCGCGGAAACGCTGATGCCGCTCGTGCTGGACCTCGACACGGCCTATCGCGCCGCGAAACAGGATCCCGCATTCCAGGCGCAGTTCGACGATCTGCTCGAACATTATGTCGGCCGCCCCAGCCCGCTTTACTACGCCGAACGCCTCACCGAAGCGCTGCGCGAGTCCGCACCCGAGGGCAAAGGCGCGCAAGTGTGGTTCAAGCGCGACGAACTCAACCATACCGGCGCGCACAAGATCAACAATTGCGTCGGCCAGATCCTGCTCGCGATGCGCATGGGCAAGACGCGGATCATCGCGGAGACCGGCGCGGGCCAGCACGGCGTCGCCACCGCCACGGTCTGCGCCCGCTTCGGACTGCCCTGCGTGATCTACATGGGTGCCAAGGACGTCGAGCGTCAGGCCCCGAACGTGTTCCGCATGAAGCTGTTGGGCGCGGAAGTCCGCCCGGTCAAAAGCGGCGCGCACACGCTGAAGGACGCGATGAACGAGGCAATGCGCGATTGGGTCGCCAACGTCCACGACACGTTCTACATCATCGGCACCGCCGCCGGCCCGCATCCCTATCCGGAGTTGGTGCGTGATTTCCAGTCGGTGATCGGCAAGGAAGCGCGCGAACAGATGCTGTCGCGCATCGATCGCCTGCCCGACTTGCTCGTCGCCGCGATCGGTGGTGGATCGAACGCGATCGGCCTGTTCCACCCGTTCCTGGACGACGCGGACGTCAAGATGCTCGGCGTCGAGGCGGCCGGCCACGGCCTGCACAAGGAACATGCCGCGAGCCTCGCGGGCGGCTCCCCCGGCATCCTCCACGGCAATAGGACCTATTTGTTGCAGGACGAGGATGGCCAGATCACCGAGGCGCATTCGATCTCGGCCGGGCTCGATTATCCCGGCATCGGCCCGGAGCATTCGTGGCTCCACTCGATCGGCCGCGTCGAATATACTTCGGCGACCGACGTCGAGGCGCTCGACGCGTTCCAGTTGCTCTGCCGCACCGAAGGCATCATCCCCGCGCTCGAACCCGCCCACGCCATCGCCGCCGTGGCCAAGGTCGCGCGCGAAATGGACCGGGAGCAGATCATCCTCGCCAACCTTTGCGGGCGCGGAGACAAGGACATCTTCACGGTGGCGGAAGCATTGGGAGTGGCGATGTGA